The DNA sequence TCACTATCTTTGCGTCCGGATCGATTTGACGTATCCTCTTGGTGGCTTCCAAGCCATCCATGAGAGGCATGGTTATGTCCATTATGACGAGTTCCGGATGTATGCTTTTGTAGAGCCTCATGGCCTCTTCGCCGTTTTCCGCTTCCCCGGCCACGAGAAAACCGTTATCCTCTATCAGTCTTTTCAGCATAGCTCTTATGAAGGCGGCATCGTCCACTATCAAAACCTTTTTGAATATGCTTTTTTTGTCCGACGTCATGTAGAAGTCCTCCTCTCCGCTTTTTCGGGATATAGTTTTGTACTTTGCCAAGGAGATGTCTTTATGAAAAAACACCTGATAAGAGTATGGAAGAGCACTCATTGGGGACACCAAATTGCCATGTTGTTTTTCGTTATATTCCTGGCTTTAACGATGGTTTTCGTCGTGGACGTCCTAAGCCATCCCGGTCGAAGCTGGACTGAATCTTTGTTGGTGAAGATGATAGTAGAACGCAGAGTTCAGGATTAATACTGATAAGGCCGTCTCATTATACCCTTTTGTCTGCCCCTGTCCACGTCGACGAAGGATAGAAGGAAAAGTCCGATTATGAAGGTGCTTCCGATGGCTAAAACCGCCAGCCTCGGGGATCCGGTCAGCTGGGTTATTATTCCGAAAGCTGCCGGACCGGCGATGCCGGCGAATTTGCTCGATATGTCGTAAAAGCCGAAGAACTCGGCGCTTCTTTCCGGAGGTAGCATCGATGCATATATGCTTCTGCTGATGGCCTGGGCTCCACCCTGTACCATTCCCACCGATATGGCTAGTATCCAGAAATGCAGGGAAGTCTTCATCCAGTAGGCTCCTACTGCTATCAGCAGATACCACGATAACGCTCCATACAGGCTTTTCTTGCTGCCTACCTTTTTTGCTATTCTTCCGAAGAGCAGTGAGAAGGGAATGCCTATGAACTGGGTGGTCAACAGCGCCATGACCAGTGATTTTCGGTCAATGCCTACCTGGGCTCCGAATATGGCGGACATCCTTATTACCGTCCCTATACCGTCGTTGTATAACCAGAAGGCAAGCAGAAAAACGAATGCGTCCCTGTACTCTCTGATCTCCCGAAATGTCTTAGCCAGGGAAGCGAAGGTTCCCATTTTCTCCGAACCACCGGGGAACGCCCTTCGAGGTTCCGGAACTGCCACCATCAGAGGGATGGTGAAGGCAGTCCACCAGAGACCTACGGAGACGAAGGAAAGCCTTGCTCCCAGTGCCCCGGGAAAGATAGCCATTAGGCCCAAATTGAGGGCTAGGACGGTTCCTCCTCCCAGGTATCCCATAGCGTACCCTCTGGTGGATATCTCGTCCATTTTGTCGAGGGGGGCTATGTGGGGCAAAAGAGAATCGTAACATATGGCGGAACCCGAAAACCCTACGGAGCCTAAGACCAAGAGGAAAAGAGCTATCTTCCAATCTCCGGATCCTACCGACCCCATCGCTAATGCCGAGAGAGCTCCTAACACTGTGAATATGGCGACGATCTTCTTCCTTATGGACCTGATATCGGCGAAGGTTCCCAGAAAAGGGGCTAGAAAAGCCCCTATAAGGAGGCCTAGAGAGGACGCATATCCCCAATAAGCTGTGGCAGACGACGGAGATAGCGTGGATGCCGCTACCTGTTGGAAGTATATCGGGTATATAACTGCCATTATAGTCGTGGCGAATGCGGAATTGCCTACGTCGTAAAGGCACCATGCTAGGATGGAACGTTTTTTTTCTTTCATTCTGTCCTCCGTGAGACGATATTTTTATTTCGTGAATGGTACGTCCGTGCCGAGTTCTACCACGTAGATGTCGAGGAAGGGGTCTTCATGATGAAACACATACGTCCCGACTGGGACACTTATTTTATCAAAATAGCTCAGGTGGTGTCGGATAGATCTACCTGTCTCAGGCGTCGTTACGGCGCCGTCTTGGTAAAGGATCACGTTATAATAAGCACCGGTTATAACGGGGCCTGTCGAGGAGAACCTAACTGCGTCGATGTTGGAATATGTCGCAGAGAGGCTTTGAAAATCCCTAAAGGAGAGAGGTACGAGCTCTGTGTTGCAGTTCACGCGGAGCAAAACGCTATAATAAACGGAGATCCAGAGAAGATGGTCGGTGGAACCATATACATAGCGGGGGTTAACGCCTCCGATGGGACGCTGGCCAATGGAGAACCATGTATGTTGTGTCGCAGGATGATAAAAAACGCCAGAATTGAGAGGGTGGTATTCCAGAATACGGACGGTACTATCTCTTCCGTCGCTGTAGAGGATATGAAGGAGCCGTCCTTCAAAAAAGACGTCGAATAGGAGGGATTCGTATGACCGTAACCAGAGAAAATGCGTGGGAGCTCTTGAAGGAGTATAACGAGGACGAGGGACATCTCAGACATGCCCTGGCTGTGGAGGCCTGTATGAGATATTTTGCCTCTAAGTCGGGAGAGGATGAGGATATCTGGGGGCTTGCCGGGCTCGTTCACGACCTTGATTGGGAAAGGGTTTCAGAAAAGGAGCCGGAAAACCATACCAAGTTAGCCGCCGCTGTTCTGGAGGAGAAGGGGTACTCTGAGGAGGTGATCAGGGCTGTTCAAGCTCACGGTTGGGGAATCTGTTCCGACGTGGAGCCTCTGTCCGAGATGGAAAAAACTCTCTACTCCGTGGACGAGTTGACCGGTTTGGTCATGACCACGGCTTTGGTGAGACCGAGTCGATCTCTTTCGGATCTTTCAGTGAAGTCTGTGAAGAAGAAATGGAAGGATAAGAGATTCGCCGCAGGGGTGGACAGAGAGCTCATAGAGAGAGGAGCCGCCATGATGGGAATCGAGCTGACCGACCTGATAGATGGGGTTATACAGGCCATGAGGCCTATAGAAAAAGATCTGGGGCTTGGCGCCTCTTAATGTGATCTATAGGAGTTTTATGTATATATGCCGATGAGATTCTCTCTCATCGAGAGGTATACTAGATACCCTAGAGGCTGGGCTTTGCTCGGCCTCCTTTCTTAGCGAGGAGGCTGATATCGTGGAAAAGATCACAGTTGTACTGGCGGACGATCATCCTTTGACCAGGCAGGGATTGAAGGCCTATTTGGCCAGAGAGAGCGGTGTGGAGCTGGTCGGAGAGGCTTCAGATGGCAAAGAGGCCTGGGAAATGATAGAGGAACTTCGTCCTAGAGTGGCTTTGTTGGATATCCGTATGCCGGTGGAGGACGGAATCTCCTTGGCTAGAAAGATAAAGGATGCCGGTCTTCCTGTCGCTCCCGTGATGCTGACGTCTTACGATTCTCAGCAGTATGTTCTGGCATCCCTGAGGGCTGGAGCCAAGGGCTTTCTCCTGAAGACAACATCGCCGGAAGCATTGGCCAAGGCGCTTCAGACGGTGGTATCCGGTGGCCTTTATCTCGATAGTGAGGTCGCTTCCGCCATGGGAGAGGTCCCTCAGATGGAGGACCTTTCGCCGAGAGAGAGGGAGGTTTTGCTCTTTGCTGCCAGAGGACTTTCCAGCAAAGAGGTAGCGTCTCAGCTTTTCATAAGCGAGAGGACCGTACAGACTCATCTGGCCTCCATCTACGATAAATTAGGGGCACACAATAAGACGGAGGCCATGTTATTAGCTTTGAAGTACGGCCTTTTGACCTTGGAGGAGTTGATAGAATGATCCGAAGGGGCATGCCTATAAGATGGAGTCTTTCCGCTATATTTCTGATAGCAGTGCTCCTTCCGACAGCTGCTGTATTGGTCACAGCCGGAATAGGTATAGTCCATCACGATAGGGCGATGAAGAGGGTTATGGCTTCTTACGTGGAGAATTTAGCCGATAACGTGGCTTCCAGAGTTGATCTAGAAGATTCCAAGTGGGTTTTGCCCACTCCGATGGTAGAGCTTTTACGGCAGCTTCAGGTCTTTTCCTGGGGGCCTTCATTGCCGGGATGGGTGGTCGTGGTAGACGGAGATGGCAAGATCCTGTTGGCCTCTCCAGGAGCGGAGGTCACCTTCAAACGGCTTTGGCGGAAGGACGTTCCAATAGGCAGAGCAGTCGAGCTCATGGACGATAGGGGTGATCGCTACACAGTGGCGGTGTATCCCGCCGCGTCTACCTTCGTCGTAGCGGCGGTCGCCTGGAATCAGCTGATGGGGCCTATGGTACAGGCATCCAGGCTCTGGTCCATCCTGATAGGGGCGGTGATAGTTGCGTCGGTGATATCCGGAGTTATGTTATGGCGGTGGGCCATAGGCCCTATAAAGGGACTTTCTGACGAGCTTACCGATCTCAAATGGGGATGCGAGGTCCCTGTCGCCGATGACAGCCGAAGCACAATCTGGGAGGTTCGCCATCTCAGAACGGTACTCTGTCGTCTTTCCAGAGCCGCCCGGGAAAGGGTCGAGCTTTGGAATCGTTATCTTCAGGATGTCGTGAGGGTTCAGGAAAGCGAAAAATCTCGGATAGCCAGGGATATACACGATGGGCCAGTTCAGGAGGTCACGGCCCTTATACAGAGGATAAGGCTCGCCTCTCTCGATCCTGTCGAGAAAAGAGAGGATCATCTTCGTCTTGCCGAGGACATCGGTAAGGAAACCATAAGACAGCTTAGGGAGATGTGCAATCAACTATCCCCTCCATGGCTTGATCTCGGTATGAAACATGCGTTAGACGAATTGTCCGACAGGCTTTCGAGACATCTGGGGTTGTTCGTCCAGCTCGACATATCCGACGACGTCGAGGAAGACCCCGACGTGATCCTGGCTTTTTTCAGGATCATACAGGAGGCCATCCATAATTCTTCCAGACATGGAGGGGCTAAGAACGTCGATATAGAGATATCAGGGGACGAAGAAAACACCTATCTCTCAATAAAGGACGATGGTTCGGGGTTTCAGTGGCCGGAGGATTTTGAGTTGCTTCGTTCGACTGGGCATCGAGGCTTGTTGAATATGAGGGAAAGGATAGAGTTGATAGGTGGTTCGATGAGAGCGGAGACCTCGCCGGGTGAAGGGTGTTCTCTTTTTTTCACCGTTCCTGTAATCGGTCGAACGTGATAGGATCTTGTCGTTTATACTTATATTGAATCGATATATCCTTTTGAGGAGGTGTTCTTATGAGGTTGAAAGTCTTGGGAGCTGCCGAAGAGGTTACAGGGTCCAGCTATATGCTGGAGGTCGCCGAACGTAGGATTCTCATCGACTGTGGACTTCATCAGGGCAGAAACGAGGAAGAGAGAAACAGAGAGCCCTTTCACTTCGACCCCCTGTCCTTGGATGTCGTTCTTTTGACCCACGCTCACATAGACCATACAGGAAGGGTCCCTCTTTTGGTCAAACAGGGATTCTCCGGCAAGGTCATGTCAACCTTGCCCACAGTGGAGCTTACCGAGGTCCTGTGGCGGGATTCTGCCCGCCTCATGAAAGAAGAGGCCGAGTGGAAGACCAAGAAGAACGCTCGCAAGGGACTTCCCGCGGTGGAGCCTCTTTTCGAGGACGAGGACGTCTCCGAGGCGTTGAGCCTTTTGGCGCCGGTTACATATGACGACAAAATAGAGCTGTTCCCCGAGGTGTTCGTCAGGTTCAGAGACGCAGGACATATAATGGGAAGTGCCATACTCGAGATATGGGTGACCGAGAAAGAGGAGACGGTGAAAATAGTCTTCAGCGGTGATCTCGGCCCTCAGAAGACCGTGATGGAGAGGACCCCAGCTGTGATAACCGGGGCCGACTATGTCGTAATAGAGTCCACTTACGGCGACAGGGAGCATAAGACTAACGAGGAAAGCCGCGATGAGTTCCAGACTCTCATGAGACAGATACTCGCCAAGAAGGCGAAGGTCTTTATTCCCACCTTCGTCGTGGACAGGGCGCAGAGGGTGGCCTACGAACTGATGCTCATTCAGGATCAGGGGCTCGGTAAGGACATTCCCATATACTTCGATTCACCTATGGGAGTAAAGGCCACGAAGATATACGAGGATCATCTCGATCTCTGTTCCAGCGAGATACAGGAATATCGTCATAAGGGGAACCATCCTTTTTCACCGGAAAGGTTGACCTACGTCTCCTCCGTCGAGGACTCTCAGGCCATAAACGACGTGGATCACGCCATAGTCCTTGCTGGAAGCGGTATGTGCAACGGTGGCAGAATAGTTCATCATCTGAAACACGGTATATGGAATCCTGAAAATCACGTGGTTTTCGTAGGCTATCAGGCGGTGGGGACCCTGGGACGCCGTCTGGTGGAGGGGCAGAAAAAGCTCCGTATCGCAGGAGAGGACGTTACCGTTAGGGCTCAGCTGCATACCATAAACGGTTTCTCCGCTCACGCAGATCGCAGGGATCTCCTTAAGTGGGCGGATAACTTCTCCGATAACTCTCCCACTTTTTTGGTCACCCATGGAGAACCTAAATCGGCCAACGCTCTCGCCGATGGACTGACGGAAAAGGGGTTTCAGGCTATAGTTCCATCGGTTGACCAAGAGTTCGAACTTAGCCCCAACAAGCGTGAAAGGGAGGAGAGGATAGTTTTATCCACCCCTCAGAGAGACGTCTCTTCCTACGTGGAGTTGGCCAGAGCTTTGGACGATATAGCTGCCATAACCGGTCGACTGACCGAGACAGCCTCCAAGATCAACGATATAGACCAGACCCTTCCAATGCTTAAGTCCGTCAAGATCCTGCTGGAAACGGTCTCGAATAAGTCGAAGTGCTGAGTTTCAGGTCCAGTATTTACCGTTTCTATCGGACACGACGTTGGTTTCTCTTCGGACTTTCATTGTCGGGGCTTACTGTCTTTTTGGTGTTTGGAGCTATTTGGGCCGTCCCCTCTCGTGCAATACACCCTATAGAGGCGATACCCAGGGTTTCGGATCGAATTCCCCACATGGTTTTTGCCGGAGAGGGCGATTTCTTTTACGACAGCTCGATAGGAAAACTCGGTCTTGACTTTATTTTGAAGATAGACGAGACCGAGGCTATAGGCCATCTTTCCGAGCTTTTTCGATTCTCAGATAGAATGGCCTGTTGTGTTCTCTCCCCGATCGGCGATGAGCCCTTCGGCTGTTTTGCCTTCAGATTGGATCCGCTTTACGGCAAGGACTTTGACGAAGGGAAATTGACGGATATCGTCGATCGATCTTTCGTTGGCGTGTCGATAGCTCCTTTTTTGGAGGAGAATCATAGAGGTTTGATTCTAGAAGGAGGGGAGCTTGATAACCCCTTGTTCTGTTCCTTTTACGAAGGCTTGTTCATCTTATCCTCCTCGAGGAAAGGTTTTAGATCCATGCTGGAGGCCATAGACGGAAGGATGGAGTCTTTTTACTCGACTTGGGACGTAGAGCCTTTCTGGCCCGGTCATCTGGAAATATCCGGAGGGGAGCAGGTTTTCTGGTCAGGCAGAGCTCTCTCCGTCATGTTTTCCTGGAGATCCGACGATGACGGAGGGATCTTGAGATGGAGGATCGCAGGAGCCGAGGATATTCTTCCGGATTTGGAGCCATTCGAATGGGAGAATCTGCCGGATCTTCCTTTTCCGTTGGGAATGGCGGTCGGATCGATTTTGCCCGAGCCGGTAATAGCGTCTTCCGGAGGAGAGACGACCCTTCTTTCCGCTCCGTTCCCGGGGTTTGTGGTACATTTTTTGGGAAACGACACCGTCAATGGGATCGTTCGATCCCTGTGGACGGATGTCCTTTCCGACTTTTTGTCTGTGGATGTCTCCGTCGAAAGTGGGGGCATCGCCCTGTCTCCCTTTCCCGTGGTGGCAATTAACGAAGGAAAAGGAGGAACTCTTGGGCTTTTGGATCCGGATTCTCTTCGATCCTTCGAGTCCTCTGACATGGATGACAGATTGGTCGATCCATGGAGGAACAGCGTGGCATGGGGGTATATGAACGGCCCATCTTTCGCACTCTTTATGGAGGGTATGATAAAGTCCGGAAGGATCCTTTTCACCGAGGAGGCAGAGAGCTCCATCGGTATGGATTCTCTCGTTAATTTGACTAGGTATCTTCGTCCTCTCTGCGATATATCCTTCGTGGTAACTGAGATAGACGAGGGTGTTCTGAGATGGACGTGTTTTTAAAAAAATCAGGTTATGCTTGGAGGAAGCGAAAATGGCTTTGGATGCGCTTAAGGTTCTCAGGGACAGAGGTTATATAGATTGGTGCAGTCACCCGGAAGAGCTTGAAGAGCTCTTCAGAGAGGGCAGAGTTACTGCATATGTGGGTTTCGATCCTACCGCCGACAGCCTTCACGTAGGACATCTGATACCTCTGATGGGGTTGGCCTGGCTTCAGAAATTAGGCCATCGTCCGGTCGTGCTTGCCGGAGGCGGTACCGGCATGATCGGAGATCCTTCCGGCAAAAGCAAAGAGCGGAACCTTCTGTCCATAGAGCAGATAAGGAAGAACGTAGAGGCGGTAAAGAAACAGCTCTCTCATTTCGTCAGTTTTGATTCCGGAGATAACTCGGCTCTTTTGGTCAATAACTACGATTGGTTGAACTCTATGACCTTTCTTGAGTTTCTTCGAGACGTGGGAAAGCATTTTACAGTCA is a window from the Dethiosulfovibrio russensis genome containing:
- a CDS encoding deoxycytidylate deaminase gives rise to the protein MMKHIRPDWDTYFIKIAQVVSDRSTCLRRRYGAVLVKDHVIISTGYNGACRGEPNCVDVGICRREALKIPKGERYELCVAVHAEQNAIINGDPEKMVGGTIYIAGVNASDGTLANGEPCMLCRRMIKNARIERVVFQNTDGTISSVAVEDMKEPSFKKDVE
- a CDS encoding sensor histidine kinase; translated protein: MIRRGMPIRWSLSAIFLIAVLLPTAAVLVTAGIGIVHHDRAMKRVMASYVENLADNVASRVDLEDSKWVLPTPMVELLRQLQVFSWGPSLPGWVVVVDGDGKILLASPGAEVTFKRLWRKDVPIGRAVELMDDRGDRYTVAVYPAASTFVVAAVAWNQLMGPMVQASRLWSILIGAVIVASVISGVMLWRWAIGPIKGLSDELTDLKWGCEVPVADDSRSTIWEVRHLRTVLCRLSRAARERVELWNRYLQDVVRVQESEKSRIARDIHDGPVQEVTALIQRIRLASLDPVEKREDHLRLAEDIGKETIRQLREMCNQLSPPWLDLGMKHALDELSDRLSRHLGLFVQLDISDDVEEDPDVILAFFRIIQEAIHNSSRHGGAKNVDIEISGDEENTYLSIKDDGSGFQWPEDFELLRSTGHRGLLNMRERIELIGGSMRAETSPGEGCSLFFTVPVIGRT
- a CDS encoding response regulator; its protein translation is MTSDKKSIFKKVLIVDDAAFIRAMLKRLIEDNGFLVAGEAENGEEAMRLYKSIHPELVIMDITMPLMDGLEATKRIRQIDPDAKIVIISARGEKPMVVKAIEAGAQDFIVKPFEVPRVLKTLNKFR
- a CDS encoding MBL fold metallo-hydrolase RNA specificity domain-containing protein; translation: MRLKVLGAAEEVTGSSYMLEVAERRILIDCGLHQGRNEEERNREPFHFDPLSLDVVLLTHAHIDHTGRVPLLVKQGFSGKVMSTLPTVELTEVLWRDSARLMKEEAEWKTKKNARKGLPAVEPLFEDEDVSEALSLLAPVTYDDKIELFPEVFVRFRDAGHIMGSAILEIWVTEKEETVKIVFSGDLGPQKTVMERTPAVITGADYVVIESTYGDREHKTNEESRDEFQTLMRQILAKKAKVFIPTFVVDRAQRVAYELMLIQDQGLGKDIPIYFDSPMGVKATKIYEDHLDLCSSEIQEYRHKGNHPFSPERLTYVSSVEDSQAINDVDHAIVLAGSGMCNGGRIVHHLKHGIWNPENHVVFVGYQAVGTLGRRLVEGQKKLRIAGEDVTVRAQLHTINGFSAHADRRDLLKWADNFSDNSPTFLVTHGEPKSANALADGLTEKGFQAIVPSVDQEFELSPNKREREERIVLSTPQRDVSSYVELARALDDIAAITGRLTETASKINDIDQTLPMLKSVKILLETVSNKSKC
- a CDS encoding HDIG domain-containing metalloprotein yields the protein MTVTRENAWELLKEYNEDEGHLRHALAVEACMRYFASKSGEDEDIWGLAGLVHDLDWERVSEKEPENHTKLAAAVLEEKGYSEEVIRAVQAHGWGICSDVEPLSEMEKTLYSVDELTGLVMTTALVRPSRSLSDLSVKSVKKKWKDKRFAAGVDRELIERGAAMMGIELTDLIDGVIQAMRPIEKDLGLGAS
- a CDS encoding response regulator transcription factor; translated protein: MEKITVVLADDHPLTRQGLKAYLARESGVELVGEASDGKEAWEMIEELRPRVALLDIRMPVEDGISLARKIKDAGLPVAPVMLTSYDSQQYVLASLRAGAKGFLLKTTSPEALAKALQTVVSGGLYLDSEVASAMGEVPQMEDLSPREREVLLFAARGLSSKEVASQLFISERTVQTHLASIYDKLGAHNKTEAMLLALKYGLLTLEELIE
- a CDS encoding MFS transporter, translated to MKEKKRSILAWCLYDVGNSAFATTIMAVIYPIYFQQVAASTLSPSSATAYWGYASSLGLLIGAFLAPFLGTFADIRSIRKKIVAIFTVLGALSALAMGSVGSGDWKIALFLLVLGSVGFSGSAICYDSLLPHIAPLDKMDEISTRGYAMGYLGGGTVLALNLGLMAIFPGALGARLSFVSVGLWWTAFTIPLMVAVPEPRRAFPGGSEKMGTFASLAKTFREIREYRDAFVFLLAFWLYNDGIGTVIRMSAIFGAQVGIDRKSLVMALLTTQFIGIPFSLLFGRIAKKVGSKKSLYGALSWYLLIAVGAYWMKTSLHFWILAISVGMVQGGAQAISRSIYASMLPPERSAEFFGFYDISSKFAGIAGPAAFGIITQLTGSPRLAVLAIGSTFIIGLFLLSFVDVDRGRQKGIMRRPYQY